The Candidatus Sulfotelmatobacter sp. genome has a window encoding:
- a CDS encoding ABC transporter ATP-binding protein, whose protein sequence is MHLTDQDSMLRVEGLKKVFRSGEADLVLFENLSFEVKRGEMLAIVGESGAGKSTLLHILSALDRASEGDVYCAHLRLNTLSHDEAADFRNRETGFVWQFHYLLPEFTAAENVAMPLLLRGRSWQQVEPEALRWLREVGLEQRAHHRSGELSGGEQQRVALARALITGPKLLLADEPTGDLDGQTAEAVFSLIARLHRDHQLTSLIATHNLSFARRCQRVLRLQRGQMEEISPESLPA, encoded by the coding sequence ATGCATCTAACGGACCAAGACTCGATGCTTAGGGTGGAAGGCCTGAAAAAGGTTTTCCGGTCCGGTGAGGCGGACCTGGTGCTCTTTGAAAATTTGTCGTTTGAGGTGAAACGCGGCGAAATGCTAGCTATTGTGGGCGAATCCGGAGCCGGCAAGAGTACCTTGTTGCACATCTTGAGCGCTCTTGATCGCGCTTCCGAAGGTGACGTATACTGCGCCCACTTGCGATTGAATACTTTATCGCACGACGAAGCCGCCGACTTCCGTAATCGGGAAACCGGCTTCGTATGGCAGTTCCACTATCTGCTGCCGGAATTCACGGCGGCAGAAAACGTTGCCATGCCGCTGCTGCTTCGCGGGCGGAGTTGGCAGCAGGTCGAGCCAGAAGCTTTACGCTGGCTGCGCGAGGTCGGACTGGAGCAGCGCGCGCATCATCGCTCAGGCGAGCTTTCCGGTGGAGAGCAGCAGCGCGTCGCTTTGGCCCGCGCGCTCATCACCGGTCCCAAGCTCTTGCTGGCCGATGAGCCAACGGGCGACTTGGACGGGCAGACAGCCGAAGCGGTTTTCAGTTTGATTGCGCGCCTACATCGCGACCACCAACTCACCTCCCTCATCGCTACACATAATCTGTCGTTCGCGCGCCGCTGCCA
- a CDS encoding FtsX-like permease family protein, producing the protein MRFELFIATRYLRAKRRQAFIGIITGISIAGVAAGVASLVVAMAITNGFRQDLQQRLLGSTSHISLQRIADDGIQNWPALMDRLSKQPHVLAAAPAIFEQVLISRGPRSRGAVLKGMIPRYERRVSDLLNSVKEGSAVPLEEQIESPSARADGASALPQSATSQSPDSLAGVQQRVAAMPPIVLGKDIADHLGATVGSVVLVTSPQGELTPFGMVPKYNRFHVVGIFDSGFFDYDSSWAFVRLADSQKLFGLGDEISVIEFKVDDIYQAAAISREIEDAAGKGFMATNWQEQNKPLFQALKQEQLLTFITIGLIVFVAGLNILISLVMMVMEKTKDIAVLISMGARRTQVRNLFIAQGMLIGIIGTAIGLVVGYILAYIGGHYHVIRLSPEVYSIDYLPFAPQALQGVKVAAFALLISFVATLYPSWSASRILPAEALRYE; encoded by the coding sequence ATGCGCTTCGAACTCTTCATCGCGACCCGCTATCTGCGCGCAAAACGACGCCAGGCGTTCATCGGCATCATCACCGGCATCTCCATCGCAGGCGTCGCAGCCGGCGTTGCTTCTCTCGTGGTCGCGATGGCCATCACCAACGGATTTCGCCAGGATCTCCAGCAGCGCCTGCTCGGCTCCACCTCGCACATCAGTCTTCAGCGCATTGCCGATGACGGCATCCAGAACTGGCCGGCGCTCATGGATCGCCTCTCCAAACAACCGCACGTCCTCGCCGCGGCCCCTGCCATTTTCGAACAAGTTCTGATCTCGCGCGGTCCGCGCTCCCGCGGAGCCGTACTCAAAGGGATGATCCCGCGCTACGAGCGCCGCGTCAGCGATCTGTTGAACTCGGTTAAAGAAGGTTCCGCAGTGCCGCTAGAGGAACAGATCGAATCGCCTTCGGCGAGGGCGGACGGGGCGTCCGCCCTTCCACAATCCGCAACTTCGCAATCGCCCGACTCTCTTGCAGGCGTGCAGCAACGCGTCGCAGCAATGCCTCCTATCGTTCTCGGCAAGGACATCGCCGATCACCTTGGCGCGACGGTCGGTTCGGTTGTGCTGGTCACCAGCCCTCAGGGCGAACTCACTCCCTTCGGCATGGTTCCCAAGTACAATCGCTTTCACGTGGTCGGGATCTTTGACTCCGGCTTCTTCGACTACGATTCCAGTTGGGCCTTCGTCCGCCTCGCCGATTCGCAGAAACTGTTCGGCCTGGGCGACGAGATTTCCGTCATCGAATTCAAAGTCGACGACATCTACCAGGCCGCTGCCATCTCTCGCGAAATCGAAGACGCCGCCGGCAAAGGCTTCATGGCCACCAACTGGCAGGAACAGAACAAGCCGCTCTTTCAGGCCCTGAAGCAGGAGCAGCTTCTCACCTTCATCACCATCGGATTGATCGTCTTCGTGGCCGGCCTCAACATCCTCATCTCTCTCGTGATGATGGTTATGGAGAAGACCAAAGATATCGCGGTGCTAATCTCCATGGGAGCGCGCCGAACGCAGGTACGCAATCTCTTCATCGCACAAGGCATGTTGATCGGCATCATCGGCACCGCCATCGGCTTGGTCGTCGGCTACATCCTCGCCTACATCGGCGGCCATTACCATGTCATCCGTTTATCGCCCGAGGTCTACTCCATCGACTACCTGCCCTTCGCACCGCAAGCGCTCCAGGGAGTGAAGGTAGCGGCGTTCGCTCTGCTGATCTCGTTTGTTGCGACGCTCTACCCCTCGTGGTCCGCCTCGCGCATCCTTCCGGCCGAGGCTTTGCGCTATGAATAG